The uncultured Desulfatiglans sp. DNA window TTGGCGAAAAAAACGGGATTGAACTCACGCACGATTTCCAGCGAAACGGTGTCCAGGCGCCTGTCATCCTTCTCACGGGCCAGGGGAGCCATGAGGTGGATATGAAGGCGATGAAGGAAGGGGTGGCGGATTACCTGGAAAAGATCGAACTCAACCCTATGCTTCTGGAGCGTGCCATTCGGTATGCCATTGACCGCTCAAAGACCCTGCAGGCGTTGCGGGAATCAGAACAACAACTACGCATTCTATCTGCAAAAATCCTTGAAACTCAGGAAAATGAGAGAAGGATCATTGCCCAGGAACTCCATGATAGCATCGGCGCGAGCCTGAGCGCTATACGGTACGGCCTTGAGGAAAAACTCCTTCGCATGGGCGATGATAGAGCAGCGCCGGAAGGGATAGGGCTGGAGCGGATTATTGGCATTGTCCATGACACGATCGAGGAAGTCTATAGAATTTCCTCCAATCTGCGACCGTCGGTGCTGGATGACATGGGCCTCCTTGCGGCAATCGGATCTCTTTGCCGGGAACTTCAAGGAGTCTACAGAGGGGTTCGGATAGAAACCCAGGTTGATGTTCGGGAAGATGATGTCCATAGGTCATTGGGCATCGTCATCTATCGGATCTTGCAGGAGGCCCTGAACAATGCATTTAAGCATAGCCGGGCAAATACCATTCAGGTGAGATTGAGAAAAACAGAAGGATTCCTGGAGCTTTCCATAACAGACAACGGTGAGGGGTTTGATCCGGCAGGACGGTTGAAGCGGGGGGTCCCAACGGAAGGGATGGGGCTTATCGGTATGAAGGAACGGGCCGAACTATCGAATGGCGTGTTTGAGATACGATCGG harbors:
- a CDS encoding putative ATPase/histidine kinase/DNA gyrase B/HSP90 domain protein (Evidence 3 : Putative function from multiple computational evidences); translated protein: MEMNPRNQAIRVLLVEDDEDDYVIFRDTLLQITGSPFQLEWVSTCQEAVEKATLNQHDVCLVDYLLGEKNGIELTHDFQRNGVQAPVILLTGQGSHEVDMKAMKEGVADYLEKIELNPMLLERAIRYAIDRSKTLQALRESEQQLRILSAKILETQENERRIIAQELHDSIGASLSAIRYGLEEKLLRMGDDRAAPEGIGLERIIGIVHDTIEEVYRISSNLRPSVLDDMGLLAAIGSLCRELQGVYRGVRIETQVDVREDDVHRSLGIVIYRILQEALNNAFKHSRANTIQVRLRKTEGFLELSITDNGEGFDPAGRLKRGVPTEGMGLIGMKERAELSNGVFEIRSETGQGMTVRVTWLAIESQMPHLIQ